A single window of Sandaracinaceae bacterium DNA harbors:
- a CDS encoding serine/threonine-protein kinase, whose amino-acid sequence MVTGLPAKVGPYEPVAELATGGMARVLVAKQTGMAGFERQVALKLMRPELADDHDYANMFLDEARIAARIQHPNVVTVLDVGRDDRTQILYIAMELVLGATVSQMVRTRRPIPTNVAIELVAQAADGLDAAHRATTPSGAPLELVHRDVSPANLLVGFDGVVRVSDFGIARAAERMTKTTAGQFKGKLEYCAPEQALGHSVDRRTDLFGLGIVAWELFSGDRLFEGPTPFKTLDAVLNLEIPPVSRMRTGIPDEVAEMIHAMLQRDVSRRPSRAAQVAEVFRRAAASAALEPPHQPLRDWARMAANPSALRLAGLPTDEDTLDESLDGERQTLVSEPPPGMDEEPVTRVTRPGKG is encoded by the coding sequence GTGGTCACTGGCCTGCCCGCCAAAGTGGGTCCCTACGAGCCCGTCGCGGAGCTGGCGACCGGCGGCATGGCGCGCGTGCTGGTTGCCAAGCAGACCGGGATGGCGGGCTTCGAGCGGCAGGTGGCGCTGAAGCTCATGCGGCCTGAGCTGGCCGACGACCACGACTACGCGAACATGTTCCTGGACGAGGCCCGCATCGCGGCTCGCATCCAGCACCCGAACGTGGTCACCGTGCTCGACGTCGGCCGCGACGACCGGACGCAGATCCTCTACATCGCGATGGAGCTCGTGCTCGGCGCGACCGTATCGCAGATGGTGCGCACGCGACGGCCGATCCCGACCAACGTGGCCATCGAGCTGGTGGCCCAGGCCGCGGACGGGCTCGACGCCGCGCACCGAGCCACGACCCCGAGCGGCGCGCCGCTCGAGCTGGTCCACCGTGATGTATCGCCCGCGAACCTGCTCGTGGGCTTCGACGGCGTCGTGCGGGTCTCGGACTTCGGCATCGCGCGCGCGGCCGAGCGCATGACCAAGACCACGGCGGGGCAGTTCAAGGGCAAGCTCGAGTACTGCGCGCCCGAGCAGGCGCTGGGGCACTCCGTCGACCGCCGCACGGATCTCTTCGGGCTCGGGATCGTCGCCTGGGAGCTCTTCTCGGGGGACCGGCTCTTCGAGGGGCCGACGCCCTTCAAGACGCTCGACGCGGTGCTCAACCTCGAGATCCCGCCCGTCTCCCGCATGCGCACCGGGATCCCGGACGAGGTCGCGGAGATGATCCACGCGATGCTGCAGCGGGACGTGTCGCGCCGCCCGAGCCGCGCCGCGCAGGTGGCGGAGGTCTTCCGGCGCGCCGCCGCCTCGGCCGCGCTCGAGCCGCCGCATCAGCCGCTCCGGGACTGGGCGCGAATGGCCGCAAACCCCAGCGCGCTCCGGCTCGCGGGCCTGCCGACCGACGAGGACACGCTCGACGAATCCCTCGACGGGGAACGCCAGACGCTGGTCTCCGAGCCCCCGCCCGGGATGGACGAGGAGCCCGTGACGAGGGTGACCCGTCCGGGCAAGGGCTGA
- a CDS encoding M23 family metallopeptidase — protein MNPRHVLIGLSAACLLGALAAPAFADQAELSDGDAAAVVDLAERVPPRWMNDITDDWPLTPARWRRRMPPECRTRGGYRDHCQGPRLVPEPHGVAAERARRLGLGHRATALVVMHQRPFAEWMDAVDRLDADGSLTFPVLEGRLGRGFGRTRTGSLSHRRHWGVDIAAPEGSDIRAARDGLVMYSDNELTGYGNVVILLHAEGFSTFYAHCRRTHVFAGQWVERGQRIAEVGMTGFAPAPHLHFEWRQRGWARDPTPRFRSRITGE, from the coding sequence GTGAACCCCCGCCACGTCCTCATCGGCCTGAGCGCCGCGTGCCTCCTCGGCGCGCTGGCCGCGCCCGCCTTCGCCGACCAGGCGGAGCTGAGCGACGGCGACGCGGCGGCGGTGGTCGATCTCGCCGAGCGCGTGCCGCCGCGGTGGATGAACGACATCACCGACGACTGGCCGCTGACCCCCGCGCGCTGGCGCCGCCGCATGCCGCCCGAGTGTCGGACGCGCGGCGGCTACCGCGATCACTGCCAGGGCCCGCGCCTGGTGCCCGAGCCGCACGGCGTGGCGGCGGAGCGCGCGCGGCGGCTCGGCCTCGGGCACCGCGCGACCGCGCTCGTGGTCATGCACCAGCGTCCGTTCGCGGAGTGGATGGACGCGGTGGACCGGCTCGACGCGGACGGGTCGCTGACCTTCCCCGTGCTCGAGGGCCGGCTCGGACGCGGATTCGGGCGTACGCGCACCGGCTCACTCAGCCACCGCCGCCACTGGGGCGTCGACATCGCCGCGCCCGAGGGGAGCGACATCCGCGCCGCCCGCGACGGGCTGGTGATGTACAGCGACAACGAGCTGACCGGGTACGGCAACGTCGTCATCCTGCTCCACGCCGAGGGCTTCTCCACCTTCTACGCCCACTGCCGCCGCACCCACGTCTTCGCCGGCCAGTGGGTCGAGCGCGGCCAGCGCATCGCGGAGGTGGGCATGACCGGCTTCGCGCCCGCGCCGCACCTTCACTTCGAGTGGCGCCAGCGCGGCTGGGCCCGCGATCCGACGCCGCGGTTCCGCTCGCGGATCACGGGCGAGTGA
- a CDS encoding group 1 truncated hemoglobin: MSDYEEIGEERLRAVIDEFVDRMFDDLMIGFFFRKASKARIKEMELQHAAAHLGAQREYGGRPLKEAHSAHRIMGGHFERRKKILDDTLREHGVSDEIRARWMAHLETLRPLITKDAGSECR, translated from the coding sequence GTGTCCGACTACGAAGAGATCGGCGAGGAGCGGCTGCGAGCCGTGATCGACGAGTTCGTCGACCGCATGTTCGACGACCTGATGATCGGCTTCTTCTTCCGCAAGGCGAGCAAGGCGCGGATCAAGGAGATGGAGCTGCAGCACGCGGCAGCGCACCTCGGCGCGCAGCGCGAGTACGGCGGCCGACCGCTGAAGGAGGCGCACTCCGCGCACCGGATCATGGGCGGCCACTTCGAGCGTCGGAAGAAGATCCTCGACGACACCCTGCGCGAGCACGGGGTCTCGGACGAGATCCGCGCGCGCTGGATGGCCCACCTCGAGACGCTCCGGCCCCTGATCACCAAGGACGCCGGGAGCGAGTGCCGCTGA
- a CDS encoding alcohol dehydrogenase catalytic domain-containing protein: MGGGVRGLRRERGAVGIAEGARPVCGPDDVRLEVVCVGVCRTDVYVAEGRIPVPEGRVLGHEVCGVVRETGASTRGWAPGDAAIVMPSIACGRCDGSGCLAPQMLGIDRDGAFADQVVVPARALHRPRGLPMRLAAYAEPMAASMAVLDLDLPREGRGVVLGAGRIATLTLRVLRDAGFTSVTMHGPRDGRLERGGFDFVIETAATAETLAVALAALRCGGTLVLKSRPHAPVPLDVAAAVQRRARIVAARYAEMDAAIALMRRAPELVADLLGPVLSLEAFDVAFASREDTKTFLTPLDDPQAVWARARGGA; the protein is encoded by the coding sequence ATGGGTGGAGGCGTGCGGGGGCTGCGGCGCGAGCGAGGGGCGGTGGGGATCGCGGAGGGCGCGCGGCCCGTCTGCGGCCCTGACGACGTGCGCCTGGAGGTGGTCTGCGTCGGCGTCTGCCGCACCGACGTCTACGTCGCGGAGGGGCGCATCCCGGTCCCGGAGGGGCGGGTGCTCGGCCACGAGGTCTGCGGCGTGGTGCGCGAGACGGGAGCGTCGACCCGCGGGTGGGCGCCCGGGGACGCGGCGATCGTGATGCCGTCGATCGCGTGCGGGCGCTGCGATGGCTCGGGCTGCCTCGCGCCGCAGATGCTCGGGATCGATCGCGACGGCGCGTTCGCGGACCAGGTCGTCGTGCCGGCCCGCGCGCTGCACCGGCCGCGCGGGCTGCCGATGCGGCTGGCCGCCTACGCCGAGCCGATGGCGGCCTCGATGGCGGTGCTGGACCTGGATCTGCCGCGCGAAGGGCGCGGCGTCGTGCTCGGAGCTGGGCGCATCGCGACGCTGACGCTGCGGGTGCTGCGCGACGCGGGGTTCACGTCCGTGACGATGCACGGGCCGCGGGACGGGCGGCTCGAGCGAGGCGGCTTCGACTTCGTGATCGAGACCGCGGCCACGGCGGAGACTCTCGCGGTGGCCCTCGCGGCGCTGCGCTGCGGAGGCACCCTGGTCCTGAAGAGCCGCCCCCACGCCCCGGTGCCGCTCGACGTCGCGGCCGCGGTGCAGCGTCGGGCGCGGATCGTGGCCGCGCGCTACGCGGAGATGGACGCGGCGATCGCGCTCATGCGGCGGGCTCCCGAGCTGGTCGCCGATCTGCTCGGCCCGGTGCTCTCGCTCGAGGCGTTCGACGTCGCCTTCGCCTCGCGCGAGGACACGAAGACCTTCTTGACACCCCTCGACGACCCACAGGCGGTCTGGGCGCGGGCGCGCGGGGGCGCCTGA
- the asnB gene encoding asparagine synthase (glutamine-hydrolyzing), with the protein MCGVVGVVGPGVDASMLRAGIGAIRHRGPDGEGVFVDPARVAGLAHARLALVGIADGAQPIASEDGRVVVSVNGEIYGHAALRAELEARGHRFRTHSDSEVALHLYEEHGDAFVEHLRGELAMVLWDGARRRLLAARDRFGVKPLVWAAHDRRVLVASEAKALFAMGVPARWDARSLAHVATHQYLPPSRTMFAGVFAVPPAHVMVVERGEARLRRYWDPARRDPRPSTPEELDAALEEAVRLRARAEAPVAFALSGGLDSASVVALSGVAAPRTFGVRFDGAAWDESAFAREVATHVGAEHEVVDVSRDVMLDALPDAVASSEGLAINGQLPAKLALARAIERAGCKAVLTGEGADEALLGYPHLVMDALRDEPDAQQRARVEAESGVCRGVMLADGQPPRLEAVERALGFVPSWLEAKALLGARVQALLADGVEVEPERVFGALLAEVDLGASSEPRPARSAWLWTQLALAGYILRTLGDGTEMAASVEGRTPFLDHHVFEVALRLPLEARIRDGVEKHALRARMRGRLPERVVTRRKHPFLAPPLLGADDPRVMDVLRSGGPSPFFDRERVEAALVRQGELSLEDRAAAEPALMLAFTATLLQRRFGLGDAR; encoded by the coding sequence ATGTGCGGCGTAGTCGGCGTGGTGGGTCCTGGCGTGGACGCCTCGATGCTCCGCGCGGGGATCGGCGCGATCCGTCACCGCGGCCCCGACGGCGAGGGCGTGTTCGTCGACCCGGCGCGCGTCGCGGGCCTCGCGCACGCGCGCCTCGCCCTGGTGGGGATCGCCGACGGGGCGCAGCCGATCGCGAGCGAGGACGGGCGCGTGGTCGTGAGCGTCAACGGCGAGATCTACGGGCACGCGGCGCTCCGCGCGGAGCTCGAGGCGCGCGGACACCGCTTCCGGACCCACAGCGACAGCGAGGTCGCGCTGCACCTCTACGAAGAGCACGGCGACGCGTTCGTGGAGCACCTCCGGGGCGAGCTCGCGATGGTGCTCTGGGACGGGGCTCGACGGAGGCTCCTCGCCGCGCGCGACCGCTTCGGCGTCAAACCTCTCGTGTGGGCTGCGCACGACCGGCGCGTGCTCGTGGCGTCCGAGGCGAAGGCGCTCTTCGCGATGGGGGTGCCGGCGCGATGGGACGCGCGCTCGCTCGCGCATGTCGCCACGCACCAGTACTTGCCCCCGTCGCGCACGATGTTCGCGGGCGTGTTCGCCGTCCCGCCGGCGCACGTGATGGTCGTCGAGCGCGGGGAGGCGCGCCTGCGCCGCTACTGGGATCCGGCGCGGCGCGACCCGCGACCGAGCACGCCCGAGGAGCTCGACGCGGCGCTCGAGGAGGCGGTGCGGCTGCGCGCTCGGGCCGAGGCGCCGGTGGCCTTCGCGCTGAGCGGTGGGCTGGACTCCGCGTCGGTCGTCGCGCTCTCCGGGGTGGCGGCGCCGCGCACGTTCGGGGTGCGCTTCGACGGCGCCGCGTGGGACGAGTCGGCGTTCGCGCGCGAGGTCGCGACCCACGTCGGCGCGGAGCACGAGGTCGTCGACGTGAGCCGGGACGTGATGCTCGACGCGCTCCCGGACGCGGTCGCCTCCTCGGAGGGGCTGGCCATCAACGGGCAGCTCCCGGCCAAGCTCGCCCTCGCCCGCGCCATCGAGCGCGCGGGGTGCAAGGCGGTGCTGACGGGCGAAGGCGCGGACGAGGCGCTGCTGGGCTACCCGCATCTGGTCATGGACGCGCTCCGCGACGAGCCGGACGCGCAGCAGCGCGCGCGCGTCGAGGCCGAGAGCGGCGTGTGCCGCGGCGTGATGCTCGCCGACGGGCAGCCGCCGAGGCTCGAGGCGGTGGAGCGCGCGCTGGGCTTCGTGCCGAGCTGGCTCGAGGCCAAGGCCCTGCTGGGCGCGCGGGTGCAGGCGTTGCTCGCGGACGGCGTCGAGGTCGAGCCGGAGCGGGTGTTCGGCGCCCTGCTCGCCGAGGTCGACCTGGGGGCCTCGTCGGAGCCGCGGCCCGCGCGCTCGGCGTGGCTCTGGACGCAGCTCGCGCTCGCCGGCTACATCCTGCGCACGCTGGGGGACGGGACGGAGATGGCCGCCTCGGTGGAGGGCCGCACGCCGTTTCTGGACCACCACGTGTTCGAGGTCGCGCTGCGGCTGCCTCTCGAGGCGCGCATCCGCGACGGCGTCGAGAAGCACGCGCTGCGCGCTCGCATGCGAGGGCGGCTGCCCGAGCGGGTGGTGACGCGGCGCAAGCACCCCTTCCTCGCGCCGCCGCTCCTCGGCGCCGACGATCCGCGCGTGATGGACGTCTTGCGGAGCGGAGGACCGAGCCCGTTCTTCGATCGGGAGCGGGTCGAGGCCGCGCTGGTGCGGCAGGGCGAGCTCTCGCTCGAGGATCGCGCGGCGGCGGAGCCGGCCCTCATGCTCGCCTTCACCGCGACGCTGCTGCAGCGCCGCTTTGGACTGGGAGACGCGCGATGA